One region of Schistocerca gregaria isolate iqSchGreg1 chromosome 7, iqSchGreg1.2, whole genome shotgun sequence genomic DNA includes:
- the LOC126281957 gene encoding uncharacterized protein LOC126281957, whose translation MSSQVPGFLHFLFVTLVTSHLLNTRCNGSRHYASPGRVVLYRSVATNSYDGNNQHHSWDDRPIRWPDRQQPEPHKYALHNRDDGILFRWNYDVNRPIHPTTTHEEDHHYNTPSLPYKQYEQTNARHPMFQLVNSEHRFGNPQIVHHLHHHHHYYDTSINPLNTNFGRGENLSQPIEPEILYKHIFQLSKSHHENNQQSSNLALQTATVMPRSKEKTNITPEIPPFRPSPQLHQFSEPDPLFHPNKSVFLTHPTPTTTEPSASITSTTEKPKVISIYPDSINAQLPPSESHIDTVIPYISAAAATASKASAASTTQRVTYTSAEESYITDALSTTMHMATETTTAGNDFMEQMVMFQPHMLQEPSILSPESLSQHHSNNSDSSQQVVMPVTSSTIQLNSQLQKIIQQSDETAPLDDTDSPTTVVPSSQSESDTSTNNSNNVTVIQKSDNNDNPKGIESTITILSKVKKESGNNVTILTKVNMQSNAATMEKTQLSRHHLIPLIIQKDESPHNVTVDFNSASHVDTNMGKRKPAETIFIAPQMTYQHGVEIAHEEPETNDDLTTVHPTIPDYQTEDQVHGKAKLYEDIPQEMN comes from the coding sequence GTAACACTGGTAACATCTCACCTCCTCAATACGAGGTGTAATGGCAGTCGCCATTATGCTTCTCCTGGACGTGTTGTCCTGTACCGATCAGTGGCAACAAACTCGTATGACGGCAACAATCAACATCACAGCTGGGATGACAGGCCAATTAGATGGCCAGACAGACAACAGCCCGAGCCACACAAATATGCTCTACACAACCGTGATGATGGAATCCTGTTCAGGTGGAACTACGATGTCAACAGACCAATTCATCCAACTACCACACATGAAGAGGATCACCACTACAACACACCATCACTACCATACAAGCAATATGAGCAAACAAATGCAAGACATCCTATGTTTCAACTAGTGAACTCTGAGCATCGATTTGGAAATCCACAAATTGTTCATCATCTACATCACCATCACCACTATTATGACACATCTATTAATCCTCTGAACACAAATTTTGGGCGAGGAGAAAACCTCAGCCAACCAATAGAACCAGAAATTTTGTACAAACATATATTTCAGTTGAGTAAGAGTCATCACGAAAACAACCAGCAAAGTTCAAATCTGGCACTCCAAACTGCAACTGTAATGCCAAGATCTAAGGAAAAGACAAACATCACCCCAGAGATTCCACCATTCAGACCTTCACCACAGCTGCACCAGTTCTCAGAGCCTGATCCACTTTTTCATCCTAACAAATCAGTATTTCTAACACATCCTACACCTACGACAACTGAACCTTCTGCAAGCATTACGAGTACAACAGAAAAACCAAAAGTGATCAGTATATATCCTGATTCAATTAACGCTCAGCTTCCACCATCAGAAAGCCACATTGACACTGTtataccttacatttcagcagcagcagcaactgccaGCAAGGCATCGGCTGCCAGTACAACTCAAAGGGTAACTTATACATCAGCTGAAGAAAGTTATATTACAGATGCTCTATCTACCACAATGCACATGGCAACAGAGACAACAACTGCTGGAAATGATTTTATGGAACAAATGGTAATGTTTCAACCACATATGTTACAAGAACCTAGTATACTTTCTCCAGAATCTTTGTCACAACATCATTCTAACAATTCAGATTCTTCACAGCAAGTGGTTATGCCGGTAACATCAAGCACAATACAACTGAACAGCCAATTACAAAAAATTATCCAACAATCTGATGAGACAGCACCACTAGATGATACCGACTCACCAACTACAGTTGTACCTTCATCACAAAGTGAATCTGATACTTCAACAAATaactctaacaatgtaacagtgaTACAAAAATCTGACAACAATGATAATCCAAAAGGAATTGAAAGCACTATCACAATTCTCAGTAAGGTCAAAAAGGAAAGTGGAAATAATGTTACGATACTCACAAAAGTTAACATGCAGTCTAATGCAGCAACTATGGAAAAAACACAGCTGAGCAGACATCATTTGATCCCTCTTATAATACAGAAAGATGAGTCACCTCATAATGTGACAGTTGATTTCAACAGTGCTTCACATGTTGACACAAATATGGGCAAAAGAAAACCAGCTGAAACCATATTCATTGCACCACAAATGACATATCAACACGGAGTGGAAATAGCACATGAAGAACCAGAAACAAATGACGATCTAACTACAGTGCATCCAACAATACCAGATTACCAAACTGAAGATCAAGTCCATGGAAAGGCTAAACTTTATGAAGACATTCCACAGGAGATGAACTGA